In one Spirosoma rigui genomic region, the following are encoded:
- a CDS encoding MFS transporter → MQTLSPTPTRPSLRPLLALPVIVSALGFFVDVYDMLIFSIVRVPSLQSLGLSEADVSRAGTFILNCQQAGLLVGGILWGVLGDKRGRMSVLFGSILTYSITNIACGFVQDINTYAILRFIAGVGLSGEIGAAMVLVSEILPKEIRGYGSSIVAGIGYLGAGVAYLTVEYFNWRTAFWVGGGMGLALLALRVSVFESGLFSRMQTDHRGVGRGNFLHFFSSWPNTIKYLRCVAVGLPTWFIVGILATFANEFGQAMGIPDVVKPGRCVMMVYVGLAGGDLLSGPLSQWLKSRLKAITTLLLFSMTLSAIYLFGGIETAGGIYTVCLLAGFCTGYIAMYLTTVAESYGTNQRNTATTSAPSVVRGLLIPMTLFFQALKPSLGALVAAGLLGVLVYGLAFWSLSQMEETFGKELDFVE, encoded by the coding sequence ATGCAAACCCTATCCCCTACCCCAACCCGACCATCTCTCCGTCCTTTGCTGGCCCTGCCCGTCATCGTATCGGCCCTGGGTTTTTTCGTTGACGTCTACGACATGCTTATTTTCAGCATCGTGCGGGTGCCAAGCCTGCAGTCTCTTGGTCTGTCGGAAGCCGACGTTTCGCGGGCGGGTACGTTCATTCTGAACTGCCAGCAGGCCGGTTTGCTGGTGGGCGGTATCCTATGGGGGGTGCTGGGCGATAAACGGGGGCGGATGTCGGTTCTCTTCGGCAGTATTCTAACGTACTCAATTACCAACATTGCCTGCGGATTCGTGCAGGATATCAATACCTACGCCATCCTGCGGTTCATTGCCGGCGTTGGCCTGTCGGGGGAGATTGGCGCGGCTATGGTGCTGGTGTCGGAGATTCTGCCCAAAGAGATCCGGGGCTACGGTTCATCCATCGTGGCGGGCATCGGCTACCTGGGCGCGGGCGTCGCTTACCTCACCGTCGAATACTTCAACTGGCGCACGGCCTTCTGGGTGGGGGGCGGCATGGGTCTCGCCCTGCTGGCGCTACGGGTCAGCGTGTTTGAGTCGGGGCTGTTCAGCCGGATGCAAACCGACCACCGGGGCGTAGGGCGGGGTAACTTTCTGCACTTTTTCAGCAGCTGGCCCAACACCATTAAATACCTGCGTTGCGTAGCTGTGGGGCTCCCAACCTGGTTCATTGTTGGTATTCTGGCGACGTTCGCCAACGAGTTCGGGCAGGCAATGGGCATCCCCGACGTAGTAAAACCCGGTCGCTGCGTTATGATGGTCTACGTAGGGTTGGCCGGTGGCGACTTGCTCAGTGGTCCCCTTAGCCAGTGGTTGAAATCACGACTCAAAGCCATCACGACGTTGTTGCTGTTCAGCATGACCCTCAGCGCTATCTACCTTTTCGGCGGCATCGAAACGGCCGGTGGCATTTACACCGTCTGTCTGCTGGCGGGTTTCTGCACGGGCTATATTGCCATGTACCTCACCACCGTTGCCGAAAGCTACGGTACCAACCAGCGCAACACCGCTACAACGTCGGCCCCAAGCGTAGTGCGGGGGCTGCTCATTCCCATGACTCTGTTTTTTCAGGCCCTCAAGCCAAGCCTGGGCGCGCTGGTTGCCGCCGGACTGCTGGGCGTACTTGTCTACGGCCTGGCGTTCTGGTCGCTCAGCCAGATGGAAGAAACCTTTGGTAAGGAACTCGACTTCGTAGAGTGA
- a CDS encoding DUF4142 domain-containing protein, producing the protein MKKSVMALGVVIILSATGASFAQQNSGMAASGTAGMVGRESKSEFDRMNKKGAADVAAIRATSAKLSSADQSLMLEVAKGGMKQLEMSKVAVQKAGNEAVRQLAQAEVAEQTGLSAKLKEIAQAKGVSLPSAPDAETQAALTRLQGVSGAAFDRMYVTESGVKGHEKLDSVMGKVESSAADANLKSIAQAAHPLVKNHLNVSRDIMTKMANGATGSR; encoded by the coding sequence ATGAAAAAGTCAGTGATGGCCCTGGGGGTGGTGATTATCCTCTCGGCAACGGGCGCGTCGTTCGCGCAACAGAACAGTGGCATGGCCGCGTCGGGAACGGCGGGTATGGTAGGTCGGGAAAGTAAGTCGGAGTTCGACCGGATGAACAAAAAAGGTGCCGCCGATGTGGCAGCCATCCGGGCTACCAGCGCCAAATTATCGAGTGCCGATCAGAGCCTGATGCTGGAAGTGGCCAAAGGCGGTATGAAGCAACTTGAAATGAGTAAGGTGGCAGTGCAGAAAGCGGGCAATGAGGCCGTACGGCAACTGGCGCAGGCCGAAGTAGCGGAGCAAACGGGCCTATCGGCTAAACTCAAAGAGATTGCCCAGGCCAAAGGGGTATCGTTGCCCAGCGCGCCTGACGCCGAAACACAGGCCGCTTTAACCCGTCTGCAGGGGGTATCGGGGGCAGCTTTCGACCGGATGTACGTAACCGAGAGCGGGGTGAAAGGACACGAAAAGCTGGATTCTGTGATGGGGAAAGTAGAAAGCAGCGCTGCTGATGCCAACCTGAAAAGCATAGCGCAGGCCGCTCATCCACTGGTGAAAAATCACCTGAATGTATCGCGCGACATTATGACCAAAATGGCGAATGGAGCGACTGGATCACGATAA
- a CDS encoding acyltransferase family protein: MDARRLNASTAVYFNGFNGVRFLAATSVAIHHIEEYKTLFGFTDTFIKTDEHPVVYQAGRLGVSLFFVLSGFLITYLLLAEKKSEGRINIRHFYIRRILRIWPLYFLITGLGFFVFPHIPMLQIPGISDFTFDDFWAKFVCFVLVIPNIALMLYHEMPLCSHAWSIGVEEQFYLMWPWLICSVRPRRTIAVLASIIVVLGAVFFWLRYGPGSTQPTAGTTQLMISDFLAHFRMGSMAIGGIAAYLVFKRHRVLTLFFNRWVQWAVYAVLLAMLSQGVRIPGLNYEGYALFFAYLLMNLAANPNSILKLENPLCNFMGKISYGLYMFHPVAIVACLYVIRQFIPYSFGFSVLLYGSAYGLTILLAWLSYTYFEKPFLKFKDIFAPGAKPAAVSSSVPVLAESSEPMSLQPASVTVQA, encoded by the coding sequence ATGGATGCCAGACGTTTAAACGCATCAACAGCGGTGTATTTCAACGGCTTTAACGGGGTGCGTTTCCTGGCTGCAACGTCAGTCGCCATTCACCACATCGAAGAGTACAAAACACTGTTCGGCTTTACCGATACATTCATCAAGACCGACGAACACCCGGTTGTGTACCAGGCCGGGCGACTGGGCGTATCCCTGTTCTTTGTACTAAGTGGTTTTCTGATTACGTATCTGCTCCTGGCCGAAAAAAAATCGGAGGGCCGGATCAACATTCGCCATTTCTACATCCGGCGCATCCTGCGCATATGGCCCCTATACTTCCTGATAACGGGGCTGGGTTTTTTCGTATTCCCCCACATTCCGATGCTCCAGATTCCGGGCATCTCGGACTTCACCTTCGACGATTTCTGGGCAAAATTCGTTTGCTTCGTGCTGGTGATTCCGAACATTGCTCTGATGCTGTACCACGAAATGCCGCTCTGCTCGCACGCGTGGTCGATTGGTGTCGAAGAACAGTTTTACCTGATGTGGCCGTGGCTCATCTGCAGCGTCCGGCCCCGCCGAACCATTGCCGTGCTGGCGTCCATTATCGTTGTGCTGGGCGCTGTGTTTTTCTGGCTTCGCTACGGGCCCGGCTCTACCCAGCCAACGGCGGGAACGACCCAACTCATGATCTCCGATTTTCTGGCCCACTTCCGGATGGGGTCCATGGCTATTGGCGGCATTGCCGCATACCTGGTTTTCAAAAGACACCGTGTCCTGACGCTGTTTTTCAACCGCTGGGTGCAGTGGGCCGTTTATGCCGTGCTGCTGGCGATGCTGAGCCAGGGTGTCCGGATTCCGGGGCTTAACTATGAAGGATACGCGCTGTTTTTCGCCTATCTGCTCATGAACCTGGCCGCTAACCCAAACTCGATCCTGAAGCTCGAAAACCCGCTCTGTAACTTCATGGGCAAGATCTCCTACGGCCTGTACATGTTCCACCCGGTTGCCATTGTCGCCTGCCTGTACGTGATCCGTCAGTTCATACCGTATAGCTTTGGTTTCTCGGTGTTGCTGTATGGCAGCGCCTATGGCCTGACAATCCTGCTGGCCTGGCTCTCGTACACCTACTTCGAAAAACCATTCCTCAAATTCAAGGACATCTTCGCGCCGGGCGCCAAACCCGCAGCGGTCAGTTCATCGGTCCCGGTACTGGCCGAGTCATCGGAGCCGATGTCGCTTCAGCCTGCCTCGGTGACGGTTCAGGCCTAG
- a CDS encoding MFS transporter: MQTTTPPPTSLRPLFALPVVVAALGYFVDVYDLLLFNIVRVPSLKDLGLSEADTSLIGGRILNYQQAGLLLGGILWGILGDKRGRLSVLFGSIITYSLANIACGFVKDPQVYAILRFVAGLGLAGELGAGITLVSEILPKELRGYGSSLVASVGLLGAVVAYFTVTLFDWRTTYFIGGGLGLGLLVLRVSVLESGMFKRVQQSGVSRGNFIDLFRGRERLLRYLRCMGLALPTYLVIGILATFGNEFGKALGIPEAIQPGRCVMFTYIGTVIGDLLSGVISQRFRSRRKAIGLMIGLTLVFVVIYLSGVIHTAPVFYGICVGMGFSIGYIAMFLTVTAESFGTNLRATATTSVANNVRATTLLTIPAFQAMKPAIGVLGAGAIVATLCFAISFWSLATIEETYGKDLDYSE; encoded by the coding sequence ATGCAAACAACTACCCCACCACCCACTTCACTCCGCCCGCTGTTCGCCCTGCCCGTCGTTGTTGCCGCGCTGGGGTACTTCGTGGATGTGTACGACCTGCTACTGTTTAACATTGTGCGGGTACCAAGCCTGAAAGACCTTGGCCTGTCGGAAGCCGATACGTCCCTCATTGGCGGCCGCATCCTGAACTACCAACAGGCCGGGCTGCTGCTGGGTGGTATTTTATGGGGAATCCTGGGCGACAAACGGGGTCGCCTGTCCGTTTTATTCGGTAGTATCATCACCTACTCCCTGGCCAATATTGCCTGCGGATTCGTGAAAGATCCCCAGGTCTATGCTATCCTCCGCTTCGTGGCTGGTCTGGGTCTGGCGGGCGAGCTGGGCGCGGGCATTACACTCGTGAGCGAGATCCTGCCGAAAGAACTGCGCGGCTATGGCTCGTCGCTCGTCGCCAGTGTGGGCCTGCTGGGCGCCGTTGTGGCTTATTTTACCGTTACGCTGTTCGACTGGCGTACGACTTACTTTATTGGGGGCGGATTGGGCCTTGGCCTGCTTGTGTTGCGGGTTAGCGTGCTGGAGTCAGGCATGTTTAAACGGGTGCAGCAAAGTGGCGTGTCGCGGGGTAATTTCATAGACCTGTTCCGGGGGCGCGAGCGATTGTTGCGGTACCTGCGCTGCATGGGGCTGGCCCTACCTACTTACCTCGTCATTGGTATTCTGGCTACGTTCGGCAATGAATTCGGAAAAGCGCTTGGTATTCCCGAAGCCATCCAGCCGGGTCGCTGCGTTATGTTCACCTATATAGGTACCGTTATTGGCGATCTGCTGAGCGGGGTGATCAGTCAGCGGTTTCGATCGCGCCGAAAAGCCATTGGCCTTATGATCGGGTTAACACTCGTCTTCGTGGTCATCTACCTGTCGGGGGTCATTCATACCGCACCGGTCTTTTACGGCATCTGCGTCGGTATGGGTTTCAGCATTGGCTACATTGCCATGTTTCTGACGGTCACCGCCGAGAGTTTCGGGACCAATCTGCGCGCTACCGCCACCACCTCCGTGGCGAATAACGTTCGCGCAACCACCCTGCTTACCATTCCGGCTTTTCAGGCGATGAAACCCGCTATCGGTGTATTGGGAGCCGGTGCTATCGTCGCCACTCTTTGTTTCGCCATCAGTTTCTGGTCGTTGGCAACCATTGAAGAAACGTACGGCAAAGACCTGGATTATTCGGAATAA
- a CDS encoding sodium:solute symporter family transporter: protein MNQLNTTDYIIFFLYFIGVSSYGYWIYKRKQTTSLETKDFFLAEGSLTWWAIGASMIASNISAEQFIGMSGNGFTFGIAVAVYEWFAALALIIVAVWFMPIYLKNHIYTMPQFLKTRYNETVSLIMAIFWLFLYVFVNLTSILFLGALAISTLVGPDSFHPIVIGLSLFAIIITLGGMKVIGFTDVIQVAVLIIGGLVTSYIALTLVSEKFGLGNDVLAGFSAMMADADDHFHMIFEKPGPNTSQVDINKYLTLPGLAMYFAGIWIVNLNYWGCNQYITQRALGADLKTARTGILFAALLKIFMPLIVMLPGIAAYVLYKNGSLQNEMAPGGKLLADNAYSAILSFLPNGLKGLSMAALTAAIVASLAGKANSISTIFTLDIYQKYIKKDATQTQLVWVGRITIFAAMLLSIALTWQDALGIGREGGFTFIQKYTGYLSPAIFAVFILGFFWKRTTGAAAVAGILGGFGLAVLFNNFAPALFGNETILYTAYPNGNGGYEIPFLICMGWAFVFTILMMVAISLVGPRINPKAFAIDASMFKLQPAATALTVIILLLVTVLYVRFW, encoded by the coding sequence ATGAATCAACTTAATACGACGGACTACATTATTTTCTTCCTGTATTTCATTGGCGTCTCGTCTTACGGATACTGGATTTACAAGCGAAAACAAACAACCAGCCTTGAAACCAAGGACTTCTTCCTGGCTGAAGGATCGCTGACCTGGTGGGCCATCGGAGCTTCCATGATCGCTTCCAACATCTCGGCCGAACAATTCATCGGTATGTCGGGCAACGGGTTCACCTTCGGTATCGCCGTTGCGGTGTATGAATGGTTTGCGGCCCTGGCGCTTATTATTGTGGCAGTCTGGTTTATGCCCATCTACCTCAAGAACCACATCTACACAATGCCGCAGTTTTTGAAAACGCGGTACAATGAGACGGTAAGCCTGATTATGGCCATTTTCTGGCTGTTCCTGTACGTCTTCGTTAACCTGACCTCAATCCTGTTCCTGGGCGCGCTGGCGATCAGCACCCTTGTCGGACCCGATTCGTTCCACCCCATCGTTATCGGTCTAAGCCTGTTTGCTATTATCATCACGCTGGGCGGGATGAAAGTGATTGGGTTTACCGACGTTATCCAGGTAGCCGTACTGATCATCGGCGGACTGGTTACGTCCTACATCGCCCTGACGCTGGTCAGCGAAAAATTTGGTCTGGGCAACGACGTGCTGGCGGGTTTTTCGGCCATGATGGCTGACGCCGACGACCATTTTCACATGATTTTCGAGAAGCCAGGTCCGAATACGTCGCAGGTCGACATCAACAAATACCTGACTCTGCCCGGCCTGGCCATGTACTTTGCCGGTATCTGGATTGTAAACCTGAACTACTGGGGCTGTAACCAGTACATTACCCAGCGCGCCCTGGGTGCCGATCTGAAGACGGCCCGTACGGGTATCCTCTTTGCCGCGCTGCTGAAAATCTTTATGCCCCTGATCGTTATGCTACCCGGTATTGCGGCTTACGTACTGTACAAAAACGGTAGTCTCCAGAACGAAATGGCACCCGGTGGTAAACTTCTCGCCGACAATGCGTACTCAGCCATTCTGTCCTTCCTGCCAAACGGCCTGAAAGGGCTTTCAATGGCCGCACTAACGGCGGCTATCGTAGCGTCCCTGGCGGGTAAAGCCAACTCCATCTCGACCATTTTTACGCTCGATATTTACCAGAAATACATCAAGAAAGACGCCACCCAGACCCAACTGGTGTGGGTAGGCCGGATCACCATTTTTGCCGCTATGCTGCTGTCGATTGCCCTGACCTGGCAGGATGCGCTGGGTATTGGTCGGGAAGGCGGGTTTACGTTCATCCAGAAATATACCGGTTACCTGAGCCCGGCAATTTTTGCCGTGTTCATCCTGGGCTTCTTCTGGAAGCGGACAACGGGTGCTGCCGCCGTAGCCGGAATTCTGGGTGGTTTTGGTCTGGCCGTACTGTTCAACAACTTCGCCCCGGCGCTGTTTGGCAACGAAACCATTCTGTACACCGCGTATCCAAACGGGAACGGTGGTTACGAAATTCCCTTCCTGATCTGTATGGGCTGGGCGTTTGTGTTTACCATCCTGATGATGGTAGCCATTAGCCTGGTTGGGCCGCGCATCAATCCGAAAGCGTTTGCCATTGACGCGTCTATGTTCAAGCTTCAGCCAGCCGCTACGGCCCTGACGGTTATTATTTTGCTGCTGGTTACCGTACTCTACGTCCGGTTCTGGTAA
- a CDS encoding serine hydrolase: protein MKAFLFGFILFVGTVPDRMLLAQNKRMAADPVARYDAYVQQAVTDWRVPGLTVTVVKDGKVLLKKGYGVRRLTGPPEPVNSQTLFAMASTTKAMTAACLGMLVDEGKLDWDDPVTNYLPDFQLYDPAVTRDLRVRDLLTHNTGVGNADFLWTAMKIPAGEILHRLRLIKPSYSLRAGFIYQNIMYLAAGQVIEKVSGMPWETFVRRRIFEPLGMSRTQALFRDVTDPNRAIPHIMINDTIRVVESRAEEESVDAVGPAGSVWSCPDDLVAWMTCMLDTARYTSGGTTRTLLRPATWAELFKPQSMVSDGQFYPTQQLTRPNWKTYGLGWFQHDYRGHRVNFHTGSLTGMVAIHGQLPDQKLAVYVQGNLDHAELRHALMYRAFDEFGLDQGNDRTVRRDWSTAFRQLYDTLHKRARLAERMSDSVRVMNTSTSLPLADYAGSYADPLYGTIEVTVRQGKLRMVVNKVLTGDLSHWHFDTFRLTYDQFWNGTDTVGFALDNQGKVARMSWGGVELTRVADNLRPNQAGR, encoded by the coding sequence ATGAAAGCATTTCTGTTTGGTTTTATTCTGTTCGTGGGTACTGTGCCAGATAGGATGCTGCTGGCGCAGAACAAACGTATGGCCGCTGATCCGGTGGCCCGGTACGATGCCTATGTACAACAGGCCGTTACCGACTGGCGGGTGCCGGGCCTGACCGTTACTGTGGTCAAAGACGGGAAAGTGCTGCTTAAAAAAGGATACGGTGTTCGGCGGCTAACCGGCCCGCCCGAGCCGGTCAACAGCCAGACGCTCTTCGCCATGGCATCGACCACCAAAGCTATGACGGCTGCCTGCCTGGGTATGCTCGTCGACGAAGGAAAACTCGACTGGGACGACCCCGTTACGAACTACCTGCCCGACTTCCAGCTCTACGACCCGGCCGTAACCCGTGACCTGCGGGTGCGTGATCTGCTTACGCACAACACGGGCGTTGGCAACGCCGACTTCCTGTGGACGGCTATGAAAATTCCGGCGGGCGAAATCCTGCACCGGCTGCGGCTCATCAAACCGTCCTATTCCCTGCGGGCTGGTTTTATATACCAGAATATTATGTACCTGGCGGCCGGGCAGGTGATCGAAAAAGTGAGTGGCATGCCATGGGAAACGTTCGTTCGTCGCCGGATTTTTGAACCCCTCGGCATGAGCCGCACGCAAGCCCTGTTCCGCGACGTTACCGATCCCAACCGGGCCATACCGCACATCATGATTAACGATACCATTCGGGTTGTTGAGAGCCGGGCGGAGGAAGAGTCGGTCGATGCGGTGGGACCGGCGGGCTCGGTCTGGTCCTGCCCCGACGATCTGGTAGCCTGGATGACGTGCATGCTCGATACGGCCCGTTACACAAGCGGTGGCACCACCAGGACGCTGCTCCGGCCTGCTACCTGGGCCGAACTCTTCAAACCGCAGTCGATGGTGTCGGATGGCCAGTTTTATCCTACCCAGCAGCTCACCAGACCCAACTGGAAAACGTACGGTCTCGGCTGGTTCCAGCACGACTACCGGGGCCACCGGGTCAATTTCCACACGGGTAGCCTGACGGGGATGGTGGCCATCCACGGGCAGTTACCCGATCAGAAACTGGCTGTGTACGTACAGGGTAACCTCGACCATGCCGAGCTGCGCCACGCGCTCATGTACCGCGCCTTCGATGAGTTCGGGTTGGACCAGGGCAATGACCGGACCGTGCGACGGGATTGGAGTACGGCGTTTCGTCAGCTCTATGATACCCTGCACAAGCGGGCCAGGCTGGCGGAGCGAATGAGCGATAGCGTACGCGTTATGAACACCAGCACCTCGCTTCCCCTGGCCGACTACGCCGGTTCCTACGCCGATCCTCTGTATGGAACGATTGAGGTAACGGTACGGCAGGGAAAGCTCCGGATGGTCGTCAACAAGGTCCTGACCGGCGACCTGAGTCACTGGCATTTCGATACGTTTCGCCTGACCTACGACCAGTTCTGGAACGGCACTGATACCGTTGGTTTTGCCCTTGACAACCAGGGAAAAGTTGCCAGAATGAGCTGGGGCGGGGTTGAGCTTACCCGGGTCGCCGACAACCTTCGCCCCAACCAGGCCGGTCGGTAA
- a CDS encoding sensor histidine kinase, translating to MFVFMTFATWNLLFTGMVSSILLLNMVQWGIYRERIYGLYTLYMLAWLVYFGFRVDGMGDYLSANAWYFVRAAAPMCAYFVYFDFADALIQLRSRLPALFRLFRLTKGLIVAYVLFMGLICFDVIPWNESLYNTVHTAMRLFMVGLASYGVWKIAGLRGVMPRYIALGSGFILVGGIVSMTLTSLAPAGNSFWQAPLTYFMLSILAELICFTLGLGYRQRRGAIKSAIVEQKLAREREKHHREQVEAELVTEKLQQQMSAVQMMALQAQLNPHFLFNSLNSLSSLIADEPQKAERFVDEMSSVYRYLLRTNDLELTTLQTELAFIDSYYHLLKTRYGAGINLIKAVDESLLNYKIPPLTLQLLLENAVKHNVVSAEQPLSIQLLTHPDGWLEVSNSLLRKPVNRVNSTQKGLLNILSKYQLLGQAAPKVVETGTLFSVTLPLIK from the coding sequence ATGTTCGTATTCATGACGTTTGCCACCTGGAACCTGCTGTTTACGGGCATGGTCAGCTCGATCCTGTTGCTGAACATGGTGCAGTGGGGTATCTACCGCGAACGCATCTACGGCCTCTATACTCTGTACATGCTGGCCTGGCTAGTCTACTTTGGCTTCCGGGTCGATGGAATGGGCGACTACCTATCGGCGAATGCCTGGTATTTCGTGCGGGCGGCTGCGCCCATGTGCGCTTACTTCGTTTATTTCGACTTTGCCGATGCACTAATCCAGCTCCGTTCCCGCCTGCCCGCCCTGTTTCGGTTATTCAGGCTCACCAAAGGGCTGATCGTGGCCTATGTGCTGTTTATGGGGCTAATCTGCTTCGACGTTATCCCCTGGAATGAATCGCTGTACAATACCGTCCACACGGCTATGCGCCTGTTCATGGTGGGACTGGCCAGCTACGGAGTCTGGAAAATTGCCGGTCTCAGGGGCGTGATGCCCCGGTATATTGCGTTGGGATCAGGATTTATCCTTGTGGGCGGCATTGTGTCCATGACGCTGACCAGCCTGGCCCCGGCCGGCAATTCATTCTGGCAGGCACCCCTCACCTACTTCATGCTGAGCATCCTGGCCGAGCTGATCTGTTTTACGCTGGGACTGGGCTACCGGCAGCGACGGGGTGCCATTAAAAGTGCCATTGTGGAGCAGAAGCTGGCCCGGGAGCGGGAAAAACACCACCGCGAACAGGTCGAAGCCGAACTCGTTACCGAGAAGCTACAGCAGCAAATGTCGGCCGTGCAGATGATGGCCCTGCAGGCGCAGCTGAATCCGCACTTTCTGTTTAACAGCCTTAACTCACTCTCTTCACTCATCGCCGACGAGCCCCAAAAGGCCGAACGCTTTGTCGACGAGATGTCGAGCGTATACCGCTACCTGCTACGAACCAACGACCTGGAGCTGACCACGCTGCAAACCGAACTGGCCTTCATCGATTCGTATTATCACCTGCTGAAAACCCGCTACGGTGCGGGTATCAACCTCATAAAAGCGGTCGATGAATCGCTGCTCAACTACAAAATCCCCCCACTCACCTTGCAGCTTCTGCTCGAAAACGCGGTGAAACACAATGTCGTATCGGCCGAGCAACCTCTTTCTATCCAGCTGCTTACCCACCCCGATGGTTGGCTGGAGGTTAGCAACTCGCTCCTGCGAAAGCCCGTCAACCGGGTCAACTCCACCCAGAAAGGTCTGCTCAATATTCTGTCGAAATACCAGCTGCTTGGTCAGGCAGCCCCCAAAGTTGTGGAGACCGGGACGTTGTTCAGCGTAACACTCCCCCTCATCAAATAA
- a CDS encoding Gfo/Idh/MocA family protein, translating into MATAFNRRDFIRTASVAGTSLVLSPSLSAGGFYRGAPNDKVVIAVMGTNSRGAFLTKNFAQLANTEIGYICDVDERVLAKTIASVEAQTGKKPQGFTDIRKLLEKKDFDALAIAAPDHWHAPATIMGCQAGKHVYVEKPCSHNPHEGEMAVEAARKYNRLVQMGSQRRSFSNVNDLVAQLRSGAIGRVYFARGWYTNWRQSIGKGKAVAVPSTLNYDLWQGPAPRRPYKDNVVPYNWHWFWNWGTGEALNNGTHEIDVMRWGLDVDYPTKVVSAGGRFAFQDDWETPDTQTITANFANNTAMTWEGRSCNGFKSEASDRGVVFYGEKGTLVYPGANSYSIYDQKNKLVKEVKDDTPYDPTNTVSPLEKLDATHLQNFVSSIRGDTKLTGEILNGHKSTLIAQLGNIAYRVGRTLNCDPQNGHIQNDKEAMQLWGREYDKSWNVRV; encoded by the coding sequence ATGGCAACAGCGTTCAACCGCCGTGATTTTATCCGTACAGCCTCCGTGGCCGGTACGAGTCTGGTGCTATCGCCTTCGCTATCGGCGGGCGGCTTCTACCGGGGCGCTCCCAACGACAAAGTGGTTATAGCCGTCATGGGCACCAACAGCCGGGGCGCTTTTCTGACCAAAAATTTTGCGCAACTCGCCAATACGGAAATCGGTTACATCTGCGACGTCGACGAGCGGGTGTTGGCCAAAACCATTGCCAGCGTGGAAGCCCAGACGGGCAAAAAGCCACAGGGATTCACCGACATCCGGAAGCTGCTGGAAAAGAAAGACTTCGACGCGCTGGCCATTGCCGCACCCGACCATTGGCATGCCCCGGCAACCATCATGGGTTGCCAGGCGGGTAAGCACGTGTATGTCGAGAAACCGTGCAGCCACAATCCCCACGAGGGCGAAATGGCCGTTGAAGCCGCCCGTAAGTACAACCGACTGGTCCAGATGGGCAGCCAGCGCCGTTCCTTCAGCAATGTCAATGATCTGGTGGCACAGCTACGGTCGGGCGCTATCGGGCGGGTCTATTTTGCCCGGGGGTGGTATACCAACTGGCGGCAATCGATTGGCAAGGGAAAAGCGGTAGCCGTACCCAGCACGCTCAACTACGATCTGTGGCAGGGTCCGGCTCCCCGCCGACCCTACAAAGACAACGTTGTGCCCTATAACTGGCACTGGTTCTGGAACTGGGGTACCGGCGAAGCCCTCAACAACGGTACCCACGAGATCGACGTTATGCGCTGGGGACTGGACGTCGACTATCCCACCAAAGTGGTATCGGCGGGCGGGCGGTTTGCGTTCCAGGACGACTGGGAAACGCCCGACACGCAGACCATTACGGCCAACTTTGCCAACAATACGGCCATGACCTGGGAAGGCCGCAGCTGCAACGGCTTCAAGTCGGAAGCGAGCGACCGGGGGGTTGTTTTCTACGGCGAAAAAGGGACGCTGGTCTATCCCGGTGCCAACAGCTACAGCATCTACGACCAGAAGAACAAGCTGGTGAAAGAGGTGAAAGACGATACTCCCTACGATCCCACCAATACGGTAAGCCCGCTCGAAAAACTGGATGCCACGCACCTGCAGAATTTCGTCAGCTCAATCCGGGGCGATACTAAACTGACGGGCGAAATCCTGAACGGGCATAAATCCACGCTGATTGCACAGTTGGGCAATATCGCCTACCGCGTGGGGCGGACACTGAACTGCGATCCGCAGAACGGCCATATTCAGAACGACAAGGAGGCCATGCAGCTATGGGGTCGGGAATACGACAAAAGCTGGAACGTTCGCGTATAA